From Rattus rattus isolate New Zealand chromosome 17, Rrattus_CSIRO_v1, whole genome shotgun sequence, the proteins below share one genomic window:
- the C17H16orf70 gene encoding UPF0183 protein C16orf70 homolog produces MLDLEVVPERSLGNEQWEFTLGMPLAQAVAILQKHCRIIKNVQVLYSEQSPLSHDLILNLTQDGIKLLFDAFNQRLKVIEVYDLTKVKLKYCGVHFNSQAIAPTIEQIDQSFGATHPGVYNSAEQLFHLNFRGLSFSFQLDSWTEAPKYEPNFAHGLASLQIPHGATVKRMYIYSGNSLQDTKAPMMPLSCFLGNVYAESVDVLRDGTGPSGLRLRLLAAGCGPGVLADAKMRVFERAVYFGDSCQDVLSMLGSPHKVFYKSEDKMKIHSPSPHKQVPSKCNDYFFNYFTLGVDILFDANTHKVKKFVLHTNYPGHYNFNIYHRCEFKIPLAIKKENAGGQTEICTTYSKWDSIQELLGHPVEKPVVLHRSSSPNNTNPFGSTFCFGLQRMIFEVMQNNHIASVTLYGPPRPGAHLRTAELP; encoded by the exons GAATGCCTCTGGCTCAGGCAGTAGCCATTCTTCAGAAGCACTGTCGCATCATCAAAAATGTCCAGGTTCTCTACAGTGAGCAG tcTCCTCTAAGCCATGACCTCATCCTTAACCTGACTCAAGACGGGATCAAGCTACTGTTTGATGCTTTCAATCAGAGACTTAAG gtGATTGAAGTTTATGACTTAACAAAAGTAAAGTTAAAGTATTG TGGAGTGCATTTTAACTCTCAGGCCATCGCTCCTACCATTGAGCAAATTGACCAGTCTTTTGGTGCAACCCATCCAGGAG TGTACAACTCTGCTGAGCAGCTCTTCCACCTCAACTTCAGAggactgtctttctcttttcagttaGACTCATGGACGGAGGCTCCCAAGTATGAG CCCAATTTTGCCCATGGTCTAGCTTCTCTTCAGATACCCCATGGAGCAACTGTAAAGCGAATGTACATCTATAGTGGAAACAGCCTCCAGGATACCAA GGCTCCTATGATGCCCCTGAGCTGTTTCCTGGGGAATGTATATGCTGAAAGTGTAGACGTTCTTCGAGACGGAACTGGACCCTCAGGGTTGCGACTTCGCTTGCTCGCTGCAG GTTGTGGACCCGGAGTATTGGCAGATGCCAAAATGAGAGTATTTGAGCGTGCGGTGTATTTTGGTGATTCTTGCCAAGATGTTCTTAGCATGCTTGGCTCTCCACACAAAGTCTTCTATAAATCTGAAGACAAG ATGAAAATTCACTCTCCTTCCCCTCATAAACAAGTTCCATCCAAGTGCAATGACTACTTTTTTAACTATTTCACTCTTGGAGTG GACATCCTGTTTGatgcaaatacacacaaagtGAAGAAGTTTGTCCTGCATACCAATTACCCTGGGCATTATAATTTTAACAT tTACCAccgctgtgagttcaagatcccACTAGCCATAAAGAAAG AAAATGCAGGTGGTCAAACCGAAATATGCACAACCTACAGCAAG TGGGACAGCATCCAGGAGCTTCTGGGCCATCCTGTGGAAAAGCCGGTTGTCTTGCACAG ATCCTCATCCCCAAATAACACCAACCCATTTGGCTCTACATTCTGCTTTGGTCTTCAGCGGATGATCTTTGAG GTCATGCAGAACAACCACATTGCCTCAGTGACCCTGTATGGCCCCCCTAGGCCTGGTGCCCACCTGCGAACAGCAGAGCTGCCCTAA